CCCATGCAAAATCACGTACATTTTCGGCGTGGAAATTCCAGGTTTTGCGGGCGGTAGCGTGGCCCTTCATCATTTGCTGGGCTTCGCTTAAGTTAACCACCTCAATAGGCTGGTTGCTGCTTTGTGCCTTGTTCCAGCGGTTTAGCTGGGCGGTACTTAGGTTTTGCGCGTAGTTGCTACATTGCCCGGTGCCACCTACTACGTGGTCGGCAGGTACGTTTATCTTTACATCAAAGTTGCCAAAGGCCAAAGCAAATTCGCCGCGACCGGTGAATTGCTTGTTTTGCCATCCCTGAAAATCGCTGTAAACGGCCATGCGCGGGTACCACTGTGCCATGGTGTACAGGTAGTTGCCATCCTCGGGGAAAAACTCGTAGCCGCCGCGGCCGCCAATGGTCATCCTGTCGGATATATTGTACCACCAGGTAACCTTAAACGCAATTTTTTGGCCGGGCTGCAAAGTGGTTGGCAGCTCTACACGCATCATGGTTTCGTTAATGGTATAGCTAAGCGGGTTGCCGTTTGCATCCTTTATGCTTACAATGTGGTTACCCAGGTCCAAGTTGTGGCCCATTATGCCCTGCAATTGTCGCAGGCTCATTTTGCTTTGCATTTTGCTGCCGTCAAACTTGGCGTTTTCGGCATCTTTTTTATGTTCGTTCTCGTCAAGTTGTAACCACAGGTAGGTTAATGGGTCGGGCGAGTTGTTAAAATAGGTAATAGTTTCTACCCCGTCTAACCGTTGTTTGTCATCATCCAGCTTGGCCACAATATCATAATCGGCTTTTTGTTGCCAATACTTGGGGCCCGGCGCGCCTGATGCTGAACGATACATATTTGGCGTAGATAGCATAGTACCCAATTGCTCAAATTTGTTGCCGTGGTTTGATCCGGGGTTGTTTTCGTTTTGTGCCATCGCAGCCGACGTGACTAACAGGCAGGGGATTAAATAGTGGTAAAATTTATTCATTTAAATTTGATCAGTAAAAAGCGTTCGATACACATTATAAAAGCTATCCCAAATATAGCTGATGAAAGGAACAAAACCCAATCGCGGCGGGGTGTTTTAAGTAATTTTATAATTACATGGGCTATTAAAAGCACCGCAATTACAATTAATACCTGCCCAAACTCCAACCCTACGTTAAAAGCAAACAATTCGGCAGTGATATTGGTGCTGGTACCCAGCAGACTTTTTAAGTAGTTAGAGAAGCCTAAACCGTGTATCAGCCCGAAAAGCAGCGCCAAAATATAGCTAAGCCGCATGGTGTTATTGGTACGCTGCTTATTTAATATGTTTACCAGGCTGGTTAAAACAATGGTAACAGGTATTAAAAACTCAATAAGCGATGTATTTACATGGATGATGTTGAGCACGCTTAAGGCCAGCGTAACCGAGTGGCCAATGGTAAAGGCGGTAACCAGTATAAGCACTTTGCGCCAGTCGGCCAGCAGGTAGGTG
This portion of the Inquilinus sp. KBS0705 genome encodes:
- a CDS encoding HupE/UreJ family protein is translated as MQDFGLYFQLGWQHICDWQGYDHILFVTVLCGTYLLADWRKVLILVTAFTIGHSVTLALSVLNIIHVNTSLIEFLIPVTIVLTSLVNILNKQRTNNTMRLSYILALLFGLIHGLGFSNYLKSLLGTSTNITAELFAFNVGLEFGQVLIVIAVLLIAHVIIKLLKTPRRDWVLFLSSAIFGIAFIMCIERFLLIKFK